From one Microbulbifer sp. A4B17 genomic stretch:
- a CDS encoding FMN-dependent NADH-azoreductase, translating to MKTLLHIDASAQKWSGLAAPHESANIPKHTSISKAVAASFVSSWLGKRPQDKVIHRDVGLNPPGFISQDWIASVFTPDADRTKEQQSLVALSDALIDELSQADIIVMSTSMYNYGMPAALKAWFDQVVRINKTFTFDLDRGDFPLEPIMSGKKLVLITSAGEFGFGQGGIREQMNHLGPHIRTLSHYLGVEEFHEINAEYQEFADERHRDSIKRAFLKTQELTATLANCL from the coding sequence ATGAAAACACTATTACATATTGACGCTAGTGCCCAGAAGTGGAGCGGCTTAGCAGCACCACATGAAAGTGCGAATATCCCCAAGCATACCTCAATCTCCAAAGCAGTTGCCGCGAGTTTTGTAAGCAGCTGGCTAGGAAAAAGACCCCAAGATAAAGTTATCCATAGAGATGTCGGCTTAAACCCACCTGGCTTTATCAGTCAAGATTGGATTGCCTCGGTTTTTACGCCTGATGCGGATCGTACCAAGGAGCAGCAGTCCTTGGTCGCGCTTTCTGATGCATTGATTGATGAGCTTTCCCAGGCGGATATCATTGTTATGTCCACTTCGATGTATAACTACGGCATGCCTGCCGCACTCAAGGCCTGGTTCGATCAAGTTGTTCGTATCAACAAGACGTTCACCTTTGATTTAGACCGTGGTGACTTCCCCTTAGAGCCTATTATGTCTGGCAAAAAGCTGGTGCTAATCACCTCTGCCGGGGAGTTTGGCTTTGGACAAGGAGGAATCCGTGAGCAAATGAATCACCTGGGGCCACATATCCGAACCTTAAGCCACTATTTGGGGGTTGAGGAGTTTCATGAAATCAATGCGGAGTACCAGGAATTTGCTGATGAAAGGCATCGGGATTCGATTAAACGAGCTTTCCTCAAAACTCAGGAGTTAACCGCAACGTTGGCTAACTGCCTTTAA
- a CDS encoding LysR substrate-binding domain-containing protein, whose product MYPNLPSLNALKVFDAAARLGSFKRAAEELFITPTAVSHQIKGLEESLGTTLFERKTRAVQLTSEGQMLAQTTSQIFQQLTETVSEITCSKKTLTVSTTSSFAAMWLVPHLENFYQKFPDIIVSVVTGEEVSDIERDRRIDIAIRYGKYDESTKNALHLATETIGVYAAPSYLTQIRDISEAQLLETKWVNSSLPPLNWQTLLKRKLDGIRVRQFDQEHHVIQAALAGQGIALVSSLLVQNPLRNQWLVPYRGDSKFSGIEGFTYSALIPSRHSRNGNVLAFVTWLKEALRDSPYS is encoded by the coding sequence GTGTACCCAAACCTGCCCTCCCTCAACGCCCTCAAAGTATTCGATGCCGCCGCCAGACTGGGCAGTTTCAAGAGAGCTGCGGAAGAACTCTTTATAACGCCGACAGCCGTATCACATCAGATAAAGGGTTTGGAGGAATCCCTGGGTACAACATTATTCGAGCGCAAAACCCGTGCCGTGCAGTTGACCAGTGAAGGGCAGATGCTCGCTCAAACTACCTCTCAAATTTTTCAGCAGCTCACTGAAACGGTGAGTGAAATAACGTGTTCAAAGAAAACACTGACCGTTAGTACGACTTCAAGCTTTGCTGCTATGTGGCTTGTGCCCCATCTGGAGAATTTTTATCAGAAATTTCCAGATATCATTGTTTCAGTAGTGACCGGGGAAGAAGTGAGTGATATCGAGCGAGATAGACGCATCGACATCGCTATTCGGTACGGGAAATATGATGAAAGTACAAAAAATGCTCTCCACTTGGCCACCGAAACAATCGGTGTCTACGCTGCACCAAGCTACCTGACTCAGATTAGGGATATTTCTGAAGCTCAACTTCTGGAAACAAAATGGGTCAACTCATCACTTCCACCGCTGAACTGGCAAACTCTCCTCAAAAGAAAACTTGATGGCATTCGCGTGCGGCAGTTTGACCAGGAGCATCATGTAATCCAGGCCGCCTTGGCTGGCCAGGGTATTGCGCTAGTAAGTTCGCTTCTTGTTCAAAATCCTTTGCGCAATCAATGGCTGGTCCCCTACAGAGGAGACTCCAAGTTTTCAGGGATTGAGGGATTTACCTATTCCGCATTAATACCTAGCCGCCATTCAAGAAATGGAAATGTGTTGGCTTTCGTAACCTGGCTGAAGGAAGCACTTCGCGATTCTCCCTATAGTTAG
- a CDS encoding anaerobic ribonucleoside-triphosphate reductase activating protein has translation MSNKLRVGGFTSFTAIDFPGELAAVVFCQGCPWRCRYCHNGDLLPARAPSAYDWDQILTFLDCRRGLLDAVVFSGGEPTAQSALESAIAQVRKLGFKVGLHTAGIYPRRLSRLIPSLDWVGLDIKAMPENYPSITGVADSGAAPWQCAELLARSMMPLQIRLTRHPSLTTDTELNQIRNKLHNLGIEHLEVQRCNSEQAIDQTLKLLPC, from the coding sequence ATGAGTAATAAGTTACGTGTCGGTGGATTCACGTCGTTTACGGCAATCGACTTCCCCGGCGAGTTGGCAGCGGTGGTTTTTTGCCAGGGATGCCCCTGGCGCTGCCGCTACTGCCATAACGGTGATCTACTACCTGCGCGAGCACCCAGTGCCTATGACTGGGATCAGATCCTCACATTTTTAGACTGTCGCCGGGGCTTGCTGGATGCCGTTGTGTTTTCCGGTGGAGAACCTACTGCCCAAAGTGCTCTGGAATCTGCTATCGCTCAGGTCCGGAAACTGGGATTCAAAGTGGGATTACATACAGCGGGAATTTATCCTCGCAGACTGAGCCGCCTGATTCCCAGTTTGGACTGGGTTGGCTTGGATATCAAAGCCATGCCGGAAAACTATCCATCTATTACGGGAGTGGCTGACAGCGGTGCCGCTCCCTGGCAGTGCGCTGAGCTTCTCGCTCGATCCATGATGCCACTGCAAATACGCCTTACCAGACATCCAAGCCTCACAACGGATACTGAGTTAAATCAGATCCGGAATAAACTCCACAACTTAGGAATTGAACACTTGGAGGTGCAGCGGTGTAATAGCGAGCAAGCTATTGATCAGACACTAAAGTTGTTACCCTGCTAA
- a CDS encoding ComF family protein, which yields MNTDVKEIIGLWDKGYSLDKHTEKSTFTGKDQFGRPTFDTTRTYVGELLYQLKYKQDFKKVHPIAQLMHEQIVKKFTDIDFIIGMPPSKKRDRQPVTAIAERVSALSNKPLSKNLLLKPLATPQVKNITVREERLKTLMHAFALHNDVIQKYLTAHSYNVLIIDDLYDTGTSLEAVTTILKECSKIDKVYVATVTRKK from the coding sequence ATGAATACTGATGTAAAGGAGATTATCGGCCTCTGGGACAAAGGCTACTCTCTTGACAAACATACTGAGAAAAGCACTTTTACAGGTAAAGACCAATTTGGAAGGCCTACTTTTGATACTACCAGGACTTATGTTGGGGAACTATTGTATCAACTAAAATATAAACAGGATTTTAAAAAAGTACACCCAATCGCACAATTGATGCATGAACAGATCGTTAAAAAATTCACTGACATTGATTTTATCATAGGAATGCCACCCTCTAAGAAGAGGGACAGGCAGCCAGTGACAGCAATTGCAGAGAGAGTTAGCGCACTTTCAAACAAACCATTGAGCAAAAACCTGTTACTTAAACCTCTAGCTACCCCACAAGTAAAGAATATTACTGTTAGGGAAGAAAGACTCAAGACATTAATGCACGCTTTCGCTTTACATAATGACGTAATTCAAAAATATCTAACGGCACATAGCTATAATGTTTTGATAATTGATGATTTATACGATACGGGAACGTCATTGGAAGCTGTAACGACAATTTTGAAGGAGTGTAGTAAAATAGACAAAGTCTATGTTGCTACTGTGACGAGAAAAAAATAG
- a CDS encoding SDR family oxidoreductase, translated as MKVFIAGANGAIGQILVGKLIERGYEVAAMVRKESQQENLRKVGAHPILADLTKKDSLADVVKRQDVVIFVAGSKGKALESVDRDGAIYLCDATKKAGITRFILLSSIFAGRPEQGPEKLQPYLKAKQIADEYVQKSGLEYTILRSGSLTDTLGTGLISIGDSFEGPQIEISRTDVAEVIAACLVEPNTVGTVFEFIEGNTPIAKALAQLS; from the coding sequence ATGAAAGTATTTATCGCCGGAGCTAACGGGGCAATTGGTCAAATCCTTGTTGGCAAACTTATCGAGAGGGGCTATGAGGTGGCCGCTATGGTCCGCAAGGAATCACAACAGGAAAATTTGCGTAAGGTAGGTGCGCACCCCATTCTCGCAGACCTAACGAAGAAAGATTCCCTGGCTGATGTAGTAAAGCGGCAGGATGTGGTCATTTTTGTAGCGGGTTCAAAGGGCAAAGCGTTGGAGTCTGTAGACCGGGATGGGGCTATTTACCTTTGTGATGCAACGAAGAAGGCGGGTATAACGCGTTTTATTCTATTAAGTTCCATTTTTGCTGGGCGCCCAGAGCAAGGGCCTGAAAAGCTACAACCCTACCTTAAAGCCAAACAGATCGCGGATGAGTATGTACAAAAGAGTGGCCTTGAATACACCATATTAAGGTCCGGCTCACTTACCGACACTTTAGGAACCGGGCTGATCAGCATAGGGGATTCATTTGAAGGGCCCCAAATAGAGATCAGCCGCACGGATGTTGCGGAGGTGATAGCTGCATGCCTAGTGGAGCCTAACACTGTCGGCACTGTTTTTGAGTTTATCGAGGGTAATACGCCTATTGCCAAAGCGTTGGCTCAATTAAGTTAA
- a CDS encoding NAD-dependent succinate-semialdehyde dehydrogenase has protein sequence MTKSKRPLISVNPLNGKTLKTYQEMSQEDLEKAIGRADKAFVSWRNRSFSDRAVILKRASNLFEERSEELARLMALEMGKKLSDGQGELALCAEIFDYYAEEGEKILAPQHLSTREGESTLVFQPLGVVYGIQPWNFPFYQPARFTAANLIAGNVVLTKHASNVPQCAEAFAQLLFDAGVPEGVYTNLPITSGGAASIIDDDRVKGISFTGSNAAGAMVAEQAGRNVKKTVMELGGVDPFIVLEDADMDLTIQRFAEGKLGNCGQICLAAKRIILTEPIAEEFLDRATKLFQALKPGDPLVESTDYGPLCTEKAAEQLEDQVSKSVKAGAQLLVGGKRNGAFIEPGILTEIPAGSPAAVEELFGPIACVWVVPDEEAAVKLANDSPFGLGGSVYTQDHERGRRVAEQLECGTAFVNHAASSYASMPMGGVKKSGYGRELGELGIKEFVNQKLIRYFN, from the coding sequence ATGACAAAGTCAAAACGTCCACTGATTTCCGTCAACCCCTTGAACGGTAAAACCCTGAAGACTTATCAAGAAATGTCACAAGAGGATCTCGAAAAGGCGATCGGTCGCGCAGACAAAGCCTTTGTAAGCTGGAGAAACCGAAGTTTTAGTGATCGAGCAGTGATACTAAAGCGTGCAAGTAATCTATTTGAGGAGCGATCCGAAGAACTTGCCCGCCTAATGGCGTTAGAGATGGGTAAGAAGCTCAGTGATGGTCAAGGTGAATTGGCACTTTGTGCTGAAATTTTTGACTACTACGCTGAAGAGGGTGAAAAAATCCTAGCTCCGCAACACCTTTCCACCCGCGAAGGGGAGAGCACTTTGGTATTCCAGCCCTTAGGAGTGGTCTACGGCATCCAACCATGGAACTTTCCCTTCTACCAACCGGCTCGCTTTACCGCCGCCAACTTGATCGCCGGCAATGTTGTACTTACTAAACATGCCTCTAATGTTCCCCAGTGTGCCGAAGCCTTCGCACAGCTGTTGTTTGACGCAGGGGTACCGGAAGGAGTCTATACCAATCTACCGATAACATCCGGTGGAGCAGCCTCCATTATTGATGACGATAGGGTCAAAGGAATCTCCTTTACTGGCAGCAATGCCGCCGGCGCAATGGTCGCAGAGCAAGCTGGCCGCAATGTAAAGAAAACTGTTATGGAGCTGGGTGGTGTTGATCCATTTATCGTGCTCGAAGATGCGGATATGGATTTAACGATACAGCGATTTGCGGAGGGAAAGCTGGGCAATTGCGGGCAGATATGTTTGGCTGCGAAGAGAATTATTCTAACTGAGCCCATTGCTGAAGAGTTCCTGGACCGAGCTACCAAGTTGTTCCAAGCGTTGAAACCCGGTGATCCTCTTGTAGAAAGCACAGATTACGGTCCGTTATGTACTGAAAAGGCCGCTGAGCAACTGGAGGATCAAGTCAGCAAGTCCGTTAAGGCTGGCGCTCAATTGCTAGTGGGAGGTAAGCGCAATGGCGCATTTATTGAGCCGGGTATATTAACTGAAATACCCGCTGGTTCCCCGGCAGCCGTAGAGGAGTTGTTCGGCCCCATCGCTTGTGTTTGGGTGGTTCCCGATGAGGAGGCAGCAGTTAAGCTGGCTAATGATAGCCCCTTTGGGCTGGGTGGTTCTGTCTATACTCAGGACCATGAAAGGGGGCGCCGTGTCGCAGAACAGTTGGAATGTGGTACTGCCTTCGTGAACCATGCTGCTTCAAGCTACGCGAGTATGCCCATGGGAGGCGTGAAGAAATCCGGCTATGGTCGAGAACTGGGTGAGCTGGGGATTAAGGAGTTTGTGAATCAAAAGCTGATTCGGTATTTCAATTGA
- a CDS encoding acetyl-CoA hydrolase/transferase family protein — protein MDNNALYKKKQLTPEEAVNLIPDDSVISIGMRTASPPALLSALEKHIRNGFITHLKVYYMRCGKVATETIFQEDLMDRVRPYSSMLTKDEVKLANAGFSKGEKYINYVPISFSRYPQIIREQLKIDAFLVTVAPMDKHGYFNFGTNGDYAIELSRHANRLIVEVNENMPRTAGATLLHISEVDAIVENNMELAEESPKEITDLDRKIGDYIVPLIPDGATIQMGIGAIPNAVCEQLTKKKDLGIHTEVITPGMIKLIKSGAVTNARKTINPHVSVFTFAAGDKELFDFIDGNPSMFCLPVSYVNEPQIIAQIDNMISVNSFIEIDFSGQVNAEFIGHQFSGVGGQLDFVRGVYYSKNGKTILASSSTAQRGKTSRIVPRLKSITTDSRLDIDYVVTEYGSCRLMGKSTTERTLALIEIAHPKFRKSLLEQAKEQNFI, from the coding sequence ATGGATAACAACGCCCTGTATAAAAAGAAACAGCTAACACCTGAAGAAGCAGTTAATTTAATCCCAGACGATAGCGTTATTTCTATCGGCATGCGCACTGCTAGCCCACCAGCCCTACTTTCAGCACTAGAGAAGCATATTCGAAATGGATTTATTACACATTTAAAAGTCTATTATATGCGTTGTGGGAAGGTCGCGACGGAAACTATTTTTCAAGAAGATCTAATGGACCGAGTAAGGCCTTACTCCTCAATGCTAACTAAAGACGAAGTTAAATTAGCAAATGCTGGATTTTCAAAAGGGGAAAAATATATTAACTATGTCCCTATATCTTTTAGTCGATATCCTCAAATAATCAGAGAGCAACTTAAAATAGATGCTTTCCTGGTAACTGTGGCGCCGATGGATAAGCATGGTTATTTCAATTTTGGTACTAATGGTGATTATGCTATTGAGTTGTCGCGCCATGCAAATCGATTAATTGTGGAGGTGAATGAAAATATGCCACGTACAGCGGGGGCCACCTTGTTGCACATTAGTGAAGTGGATGCCATTGTTGAAAACAATATGGAATTAGCGGAGGAATCTCCAAAAGAGATTACCGATTTAGATAGAAAAATTGGTGACTACATTGTTCCGTTAATACCTGATGGCGCAACTATCCAAATGGGTATTGGCGCTATTCCGAATGCAGTTTGTGAACAACTAACTAAAAAGAAAGATCTGGGCATTCATACCGAGGTAATAACACCAGGTATGATTAAGCTTATTAAGTCTGGAGCAGTAACTAATGCCCGAAAGACAATTAACCCTCATGTGAGCGTATTCACTTTTGCAGCTGGAGACAAAGAACTATTTGACTTTATAGATGGCAATCCATCAATGTTCTGCCTACCCGTGTCATATGTGAATGAACCCCAAATAATAGCCCAGATCGATAATATGATTTCAGTTAACTCATTTATTGAGATTGATTTCAGTGGGCAGGTCAATGCGGAATTCATTGGACATCAATTCTCCGGTGTTGGCGGACAACTGGATTTCGTGAGGGGAGTTTACTACTCAAAAAATGGGAAGACTATTCTGGCCAGTAGCTCAACGGCACAGCGTGGTAAAACCTCCAGGATAGTTCCACGTTTGAAATCTATAACCACAGACTCTCGGTTAGATATCGATTACGTGGTAACCGAGTATGGATCTTGCAGACTTATGGGAAAATCAACCACAGAGCGGACCCTTGCCTTGATTGAAATCGCACACCCTAAATTCCGTAAGAGCTTATTGGAGCAGGCCAAAGAGCAAAACTTTATTTGA
- a CDS encoding CoA ester lyase translates to MSDKMINLKLFPVLLFTPGNQPERFAKASEVGANGIIVDLEDSVPVEDKGRARDIAIDFYSRPRSNGVISAIRINNLSTINGIKDLAEIIDKRPFIDMVLYPKTESQHDINLISELLSEAYKDISIIALIESAQGTSNLHDIVNCSSEKLQGLMFGAADYAADLNCECTPQALIWARMKMVEAAALKQIACYDSPYFDFKDESGLVNELNEVRSLGFSGKAAIHPKQVKTIKISFRPTLDQYKEAKEIVRIYNESSGKACQYEGRMIDIPIYSKAQQIISKFNSLS, encoded by the coding sequence TTGAGCGATAAAATGATCAATTTAAAGCTTTTCCCCGTATTGTTATTCACCCCTGGAAACCAACCGGAACGCTTTGCTAAGGCGTCTGAAGTTGGGGCAAATGGAATAATCGTTGATCTTGAAGATAGCGTACCAGTGGAGGACAAAGGTAGAGCCAGGGATATCGCGATCGATTTTTATTCAAGGCCAAGGTCGAATGGTGTTATAAGTGCAATTCGGATAAATAATTTGTCAACGATCAATGGAATAAAAGATTTGGCCGAAATTATTGATAAAAGGCCATTTATAGATATGGTGCTTTATCCGAAAACAGAATCTCAACATGATATCAATCTTATCAGTGAGCTCTTGAGCGAAGCCTATAAGGATATTTCGATTATTGCTTTAATTGAAAGCGCTCAAGGAACATCCAACTTACATGATATCGTTAACTGTAGTTCCGAAAAGTTGCAAGGCTTGATGTTTGGGGCCGCTGATTATGCAGCCGATCTGAATTGTGAATGCACCCCACAAGCACTCATATGGGCACGTATGAAAATGGTCGAGGCAGCTGCACTCAAACAGATAGCTTGCTATGACTCCCCCTATTTTGACTTTAAAGATGAAAGTGGACTAGTCAATGAGCTTAATGAGGTTCGATCGCTCGGATTTAGCGGAAAAGCTGCTATTCACCCTAAACAGGTCAAAACTATCAAGATATCTTTTAGACCCACACTAGACCAGTATAAGGAAGCAAAGGAAATCGTTCGTATCTACAATGAATCCTCAGGTAAAGCCTGCCAATATGAAGGCCGAATGATAGATATCCCGATCTACTCTAAGGCTCAGCAAATAATCTCAAAATTTAATAGTCTTAGCTAA
- a CDS encoding MaoC/PaaZ C-terminal domain-containing protein, with product MEFNPYKQIDNNRYREDFGFYFEDFVEGIIIEHRPGRTLTRTDNTWMTLLTMNTAQLHFDAHYAESTEWNLPLVDSTLTLAIVTGMTVNTISKKVVANLEWDKVKLLKPVFEGDTVYAESEVISKRESKSRPTQGIVSVETRGINQRGDTFMSFQRTVLVYKKGRAPNYEIKK from the coding sequence ATGGAATTTAACCCCTATAAACAGATTGACAACAATCGATATCGCGAAGATTTTGGCTTTTACTTCGAGGACTTTGTAGAAGGTATCATTATCGAGCACCGCCCAGGTAGGACACTGACGCGAACAGACAATACCTGGATGACCCTGTTAACTATGAATACGGCGCAACTCCATTTTGATGCCCATTACGCAGAGAGCACTGAATGGAACCTTCCATTAGTAGATAGTACTCTGACATTGGCTATTGTCACTGGTATGACTGTAAATACTATTAGCAAGAAAGTTGTTGCCAATCTTGAGTGGGACAAAGTTAAACTGCTCAAACCTGTTTTTGAAGGTGACACGGTTTATGCAGAAAGTGAGGTCATTTCTAAGCGTGAATCCAAGTCTAGGCCAACACAGGGTATTGTTAGCGTAGAAACCCGTGGTATTAATCAGCGAGGAGATACTTTTATGAGCTTTCAGCGAACAGTTCTAGTTTATAAGAAAGGCCGCGCTCCTAATTATGAGATCAAAAAGTAA
- a CDS encoding putative quinol monooxygenase codes for MTNLIVMAKVTVRPQYTSQASALLIELACKSEQESGCLSYKIFPSLDEGNVFTTLEVWESSEAEMQHWNTDHLKTIIAKLNPLLATEARIEKYSEVKTI; via the coding sequence ATGACTAATTTAATCGTTATGGCAAAAGTCACAGTCCGCCCACAATATACTTCTCAGGCATCAGCACTGTTAATCGAGCTGGCATGTAAGTCAGAACAAGAGTCTGGCTGTTTATCCTATAAAATTTTCCCCTCACTGGATGAAGGCAATGTTTTCACTACGCTAGAAGTTTGGGAGTCTTCTGAAGCTGAAATGCAGCATTGGAATACAGACCACTTAAAAACCATCATTGCAAAGTTAAATCCACTTCTTGCTACGGAGGCAAGAATCGAAAAATATTCGGAGGTAAAAACTATCTAG
- a CDS encoding DMT family transporter: MQNAVIYPSLMLIAGIGIPVMATLNSGLGIKLGSSALATTLLFLVGLVISVAYLLKTEGLPSAVFSKDIAWYFYLGGILVAFYILSVTWVSPRYGVGNAVSFVLLGQLLAISVIDHFGLLGAQQTSLDTKRLIGLAMMVVGVLLVVKRTS; the protein is encoded by the coding sequence GTGCAAAATGCAGTTATCTACCCGTCTCTAATGCTTATTGCAGGCATTGGTATACCGGTAATGGCAACGCTAAATAGTGGTCTCGGTATTAAGCTTGGTAGTTCAGCCCTGGCAACTACACTGCTATTTCTCGTTGGACTTGTAATCTCCGTGGCCTATCTCTTGAAAACGGAGGGGTTACCCAGTGCTGTTTTTAGCAAAGATATTGCCTGGTACTTTTACTTGGGTGGGATTCTAGTAGCTTTCTATATATTGAGTGTGACTTGGGTGTCGCCAAGGTATGGTGTGGGTAATGCGGTATCTTTCGTTCTTCTTGGGCAACTGCTCGCCATTAGCGTTATCGACCATTTTGGATTACTGGGTGCGCAGCAAACCAGCTTGGATACCAAGCGCCTTATCGGTCTTGCCATGATGGTTGTTGGCGTACTGTTGGTAGTAAAGCGCACGTCTTAA